From Macadamia integrifolia cultivar HAES 741 unplaced genomic scaffold, SCU_Mint_v3 scaffold_22A, whole genome shotgun sequence, a single genomic window includes:
- the LOC122071468 gene encoding low affinity sulfate transporter 3-like isoform X1 has product MDSLANVSREVDQPQDIEHGSDHVDRTRWVLDTPEPPSLWRELMDKSSSSFKARLQLRSVVLFLEGLFPVLSWGRHYKFWKFKNDLMAGLTLASLSIPQSIGYAGLAKLDPQYGLYTSVVPPLIYGLMGNSSELAIGPVAVVSLLLSSMIQKVVDPGADPITYRRIIFTTTFFAGTFQAVFGLFRLGFLVDFLSHAAIVGFTGGAAILICMQQLKGLLGITHFTNKTDVISVLEAVWRSIHHAQWTPLSFLLGCSFLIFILITRFLGRRNRKLFWLSTIAPLISVILSTLIVFLTRADKNGVQIVKHIKGGLNPNSARELMFSGPHVGEAAKFGFISAIIALMEATAIGRSFATTRGYHLDGNKEMLALGVMNIVGSLSSCYVATGSFSRTAVNFISGCQTVVSNLIMAGMVLISLELFTGLLYFTPISILASVILSALPGLIDINGAYHIWKVDKLDFLACIGAFIGVLFASVEIGLLAAVTISFGRILLYTIRPRTEVLGRLPSTDIFCSISQYPSAVKNPGILIIRIQSSLLCFANANYVRERIMKRSMEEEGKGKETKTNEKGRIQVLILDLSNLMNIDTSGIHALEELHKKLASHGIELALANPWSQVIHKLKLAQFVDKIGERIFLTVGEAVQACLPNIKDQEMASL; this is encoded by the exons ATGGATTCATTGGCCAATGTGAGCCGTGAGGTTGATCAGCCACAAGACATTGAGCACGGCAGTGACCATGTGGACAGGACCCGATGGGTGCTGGATACACCTGAGCCGCCTAGTCTGTGGCGTGAGCTCATGGACAAGTCATCTTCATCTTTCAAAGCTAGACTTCAACTTCGATCTGTGGTGTTGTTCTTGGAAGGCCTTTTTCCAGTCCTGAGTTGGGGTCGTCATTACAAGTTTTGGAAGTTTAAGAATGATTTGATGGCAGGTTTAACTCTTGCTAGCCTTAGCATTCCACAG AGTATAGGGTATGCAGGTTTAGCAAAGCTTGATCCTCAATATGGGCTCT ACACAAGTGTTGTGCCACCTCTGATCTATGGCTTAATGGGGAATTCAAGTGAGTTAGCCATCGGGCCAGTGGCAGTGGTTTCTCTCCTATTGTCTTCCATGATTCAGAAAGTAGTAGATCCTGGGGCTGATCCAATTACATATAGAAGAATCATTTTCACCACAACCTTCTTTGCTGGTACCTTTCAAGCTGTATTTGGACTGTTCAG GTTGGGTTTTCTTGTGGATTTCCTATCACATGCAGCCATTGTTGGCTTCACTGGGGGTGCAGCAATCCTCATATGCATGCAACAGTTGAAGGGTCTACTTGGAATCACTCACTTCACTAACAAAACTGATGTCATCTCTGTCTTAGAGGCAGTTTGGAGATCAATCCATCATGCA CAGTGGACCCCTCTTAGCTTTCTCCTTGGGTGCTCTTTCCTGATTTTCATCTTGATCACCAGGTTTTTG GGTAGAAGGAACAGGAAACTCTTCTGGCTATCTACCATTGCTCCTCTGATATCTGTTATTCTATCAACTCTAATAGTTTTCCTAACAAGAGCTGATAAGAATGGAGTTCAAATAGTGAAACACATCAAAGGAGGATTGAATCCAAATTCAGCTCGGGAATTAATGTTCAGTGGACCACATGTTGGAGAAGCAGCAAAATTTGGATTCATCTCTGCCATCATTGCTCTGATG GAAGCAACAGCTATCGGCCGATCATTTGCAACCACAAGGGGTTACCACCTTGACGGGAATAAGGAAATGTTAGCACTGGGTGTCATGAATATTGTGGGTTCTTTAAGTTCATGTTACGTGGCAACTG GTTCTTTTTCACGCACAGCGGTTAATTTCATATCGGGCTGTCAAACAGTGGTCTCAAATCTCATCATGGCTGGAATGGTGCTTATATCATTGGAGCTGTTCACTGGGCTTCTGTACTTCACTCCAATTTCAATCCTTGCATCAGTTATTCTATCTGCACTTCCTGGACTAATTGACATAAATGGAGCTTACCACATTTGGAAAGTCGATAAACTAGACTTCCTTGCTTGTATAGGAGCATTCATTGGGGTGTTGTTTGCATCAGTGGAGATCGGTCTTTTAGCCGCA GTAACCATCTCATTTGGGAGGATCCTACTATATACAATTCGACCACGCACAGAAGTCCTTGGAAGGCTTCCAAGTACCGATATCTTCTGCAGCATCAGTCAATATCCTAGTGCTGTTAAGAATCCTGGGATCCTTATAATCCGCATACAGTCATCTCTTCTCTGTTTTGCAAATGCCAATTATGTCAGAGAAAG AATAATGAAGAGGTcaatggaggaagaaggaaaagggaaggaaacaaaaacaaatgaaaaaggAAGGATTCAAGTATTAATCCTAGATTTGTCCA ACTTGATGAACATTGACACTTCAGGAATCCATGCATTAGAAGAACTCCATAAGAAGCTTGCTTCCCATGGTATAGAG TTAGCACTAGCCAACCCTTGGAGCCAAGTTATTCACAAGTTAAAGTTGGCCCAGTTTGTGGACAAGATTGGAGAAAGGATCTTCCTTACTGTTGGTGAAGCTGTTCAAGCATGCCTTCCAAATATCAAGGACCAAGAGATGGCTTCTCTTTGA
- the LOC122071468 gene encoding low affinity sulfate transporter 3-like isoform X2 yields the protein MDSLANVSREVDQPQDIEHGSDHVDRTRWVLDTPEPPSLWRELMDKSSSSFKARLQLRSVVLFLEGLFPVLSWGRHYKFWKFKNDLMAGLTLASLSIPQSIGYAGLAKLDPQYGLYTSVVPPLIYGLMGNSSELAIGPVAVVSLLLSSMIQKVVDPGADPITYRRIIFTTTFFAGTFQAVFGLFRLGFLVDFLSHAAIVGFTGGAAILICMQQLKGLLGITHFTNKTDVISVLEAVWRSIHHAWTPLSFLLGCSFLIFILITRFLGRRNRKLFWLSTIAPLISVILSTLIVFLTRADKNGVQIVKHIKGGLNPNSARELMFSGPHVGEAAKFGFISAIIALMEATAIGRSFATTRGYHLDGNKEMLALGVMNIVGSLSSCYVATGSFSRTAVNFISGCQTVVSNLIMAGMVLISLELFTGLLYFTPISILASVILSALPGLIDINGAYHIWKVDKLDFLACIGAFIGVLFASVEIGLLAAVTISFGRILLYTIRPRTEVLGRLPSTDIFCSISQYPSAVKNPGILIIRIQSSLLCFANANYVRERIMKRSMEEEGKGKETKTNEKGRIQVLILDLSNLMNIDTSGIHALEELHKKLASHGIELALANPWSQVIHKLKLAQFVDKIGERIFLTVGEAVQACLPNIKDQEMASL from the exons ATGGATTCATTGGCCAATGTGAGCCGTGAGGTTGATCAGCCACAAGACATTGAGCACGGCAGTGACCATGTGGACAGGACCCGATGGGTGCTGGATACACCTGAGCCGCCTAGTCTGTGGCGTGAGCTCATGGACAAGTCATCTTCATCTTTCAAAGCTAGACTTCAACTTCGATCTGTGGTGTTGTTCTTGGAAGGCCTTTTTCCAGTCCTGAGTTGGGGTCGTCATTACAAGTTTTGGAAGTTTAAGAATGATTTGATGGCAGGTTTAACTCTTGCTAGCCTTAGCATTCCACAG AGTATAGGGTATGCAGGTTTAGCAAAGCTTGATCCTCAATATGGGCTCT ACACAAGTGTTGTGCCACCTCTGATCTATGGCTTAATGGGGAATTCAAGTGAGTTAGCCATCGGGCCAGTGGCAGTGGTTTCTCTCCTATTGTCTTCCATGATTCAGAAAGTAGTAGATCCTGGGGCTGATCCAATTACATATAGAAGAATCATTTTCACCACAACCTTCTTTGCTGGTACCTTTCAAGCTGTATTTGGACTGTTCAG GTTGGGTTTTCTTGTGGATTTCCTATCACATGCAGCCATTGTTGGCTTCACTGGGGGTGCAGCAATCCTCATATGCATGCAACAGTTGAAGGGTCTACTTGGAATCACTCACTTCACTAACAAAACTGATGTCATCTCTGTCTTAGAGGCAGTTTGGAGATCAATCCATCATGCA TGGACCCCTCTTAGCTTTCTCCTTGGGTGCTCTTTCCTGATTTTCATCTTGATCACCAGGTTTTTG GGTAGAAGGAACAGGAAACTCTTCTGGCTATCTACCATTGCTCCTCTGATATCTGTTATTCTATCAACTCTAATAGTTTTCCTAACAAGAGCTGATAAGAATGGAGTTCAAATAGTGAAACACATCAAAGGAGGATTGAATCCAAATTCAGCTCGGGAATTAATGTTCAGTGGACCACATGTTGGAGAAGCAGCAAAATTTGGATTCATCTCTGCCATCATTGCTCTGATG GAAGCAACAGCTATCGGCCGATCATTTGCAACCACAAGGGGTTACCACCTTGACGGGAATAAGGAAATGTTAGCACTGGGTGTCATGAATATTGTGGGTTCTTTAAGTTCATGTTACGTGGCAACTG GTTCTTTTTCACGCACAGCGGTTAATTTCATATCGGGCTGTCAAACAGTGGTCTCAAATCTCATCATGGCTGGAATGGTGCTTATATCATTGGAGCTGTTCACTGGGCTTCTGTACTTCACTCCAATTTCAATCCTTGCATCAGTTATTCTATCTGCACTTCCTGGACTAATTGACATAAATGGAGCTTACCACATTTGGAAAGTCGATAAACTAGACTTCCTTGCTTGTATAGGAGCATTCATTGGGGTGTTGTTTGCATCAGTGGAGATCGGTCTTTTAGCCGCA GTAACCATCTCATTTGGGAGGATCCTACTATATACAATTCGACCACGCACAGAAGTCCTTGGAAGGCTTCCAAGTACCGATATCTTCTGCAGCATCAGTCAATATCCTAGTGCTGTTAAGAATCCTGGGATCCTTATAATCCGCATACAGTCATCTCTTCTCTGTTTTGCAAATGCCAATTATGTCAGAGAAAG AATAATGAAGAGGTcaatggaggaagaaggaaaagggaaggaaacaaaaacaaatgaaaaaggAAGGATTCAAGTATTAATCCTAGATTTGTCCA ACTTGATGAACATTGACACTTCAGGAATCCATGCATTAGAAGAACTCCATAAGAAGCTTGCTTCCCATGGTATAGAG TTAGCACTAGCCAACCCTTGGAGCCAAGTTATTCACAAGTTAAAGTTGGCCCAGTTTGTGGACAAGATTGGAGAAAGGATCTTCCTTACTGTTGGTGAAGCTGTTCAAGCATGCCTTCCAAATATCAAGGACCAAGAGATGGCTTCTCTTTGA